A window from Moritella yayanosii encodes these proteins:
- a CDS encoding c-type cytochrome has product MYKLRNILITLTASLLFTFTVNAGHNSPEAVAERIAPVGQVYLPGELAPVVAKSTAPAAPRTGEQVYTATCNMCHGSGLAGAPIKGNAEQWAPRIAKGKDTLYRHAIEGFNGAMPARGTCAICSDDELQAAVDYMIQGL; this is encoded by the coding sequence ATGTATAAATTACGAAATATTCTAATCACTTTAACAGCATCATTGCTATTTACATTCACCGTAAACGCTGGCCACAACTCTCCTGAAGCAGTTGCAGAACGCATCGCACCAGTAGGTCAAGTATACCTACCTGGTGAACTGGCTCCAGTTGTTGCTAAAAGCACAGCACCAGCAGCACCACGTACTGGTGAGCAAGTTTATACAGCTACATGTAACATGTGTCACGGTAGTGGCCTTGCTGGCGCACCAATTAAAGGTAATGCCGAGCAGTGGGCGCCGCGCATTGCTAAAGGTAAAGACACCTTGTATCGCCACGCGATCGAAGGCTTCAATGGCGCAATGCCAGCACGTGGTACCTGTGCGATCTGTTCAGATGATGAATTACAAGCCGCTGTTGATTATATGATCCAAGGCCTATAA
- a CDS encoding bifunctional diguanylate cyclase/phosphodiesterase — protein MNKDRLPNQQPENNTELISLALSHSLRTQRALFLIQLKSALQELQQTQRSFVLLLIKVDNITEVEQSFGSELSHKLITIIQTHLQSLTSSNDCLVNLQGDEFALLKTDITDADSAIELAKEIQSQFRFSFQVNNYKILCSSSIGISLQQAPHSVSQVLKDADIALTNARHQGFGQYHLSTALPTPMKNTLGILQQEKLTRAIINHDILPYYQPIIQLNNNQLIGFEVIAHWHEKEQCGDNNFISLAENTDIIIALDLHIINKACLQLKKWHNSHRDNQQIILTMNLSAKHLILNGAVEHLIFIIQQQQIPPHSLVFEFREQEFMLHNKFAICSLEKLRQIGVKVGLDDFGTGFSSLNAFFQYPIDFVKIDSRFTNRMLMSKKDLSLIRVIRDISHDMGFKVIVEGIETQQQHAKLVELGCEFGQGSYIAEPMDYRHVNRLLDL, from the coding sequence GTGAACAAGGATCGTCTCCCAAACCAACAACCCGAAAATAACACCGAGCTAATTAGTTTAGCCTTATCTCATTCTTTGCGAACGCAACGAGCCTTATTTTTAATCCAGCTAAAATCGGCCTTACAAGAGTTGCAGCAGACCCAACGCAGCTTCGTACTTTTGCTGATCAAGGTGGATAATATCACCGAGGTTGAACAAAGCTTTGGCAGTGAACTCAGCCATAAGTTAATTACGATCATCCAAACTCATTTACAATCATTAACGTCAAGTAATGATTGCTTAGTTAACTTACAAGGTGACGAGTTTGCCTTATTAAAAACAGATATCACCGATGCCGATAGCGCCATAGAACTGGCCAAAGAAATTCAGTCACAGTTTCGGTTTAGTTTTCAAGTGAACAATTATAAAATTCTCTGCAGTAGTAGTATCGGTATTAGCTTACAACAAGCACCGCATTCTGTTAGCCAGGTATTGAAAGATGCCGATATCGCCCTAACAAATGCACGACACCAAGGCTTTGGTCAATATCACCTTTCCACCGCATTACCAACGCCAATGAAAAACACCCTGGGCATACTGCAACAAGAGAAGCTCACACGCGCTATTATTAACCACGATATATTGCCTTACTACCAACCCATTATTCAACTAAACAACAATCAACTGATCGGCTTTGAAGTGATAGCTCATTGGCATGAGAAAGAGCAGTGCGGTGATAATAATTTTATCTCATTAGCAGAGAACACCGATATTATCATCGCGCTCGATTTACATATTATTAATAAAGCCTGCTTACAGCTCAAAAAGTGGCATAACTCCCACAGAGACAATCAACAAATCATATTAACCATGAACTTATCAGCCAAGCACCTTATTCTTAATGGTGCGGTTGAACATTTAATTTTTATTATTCAACAACAACAGATACCCCCGCATAGCCTGGTATTTGAATTTAGGGAACAGGAATTCATGCTGCACAATAAATTTGCCATTTGCTCGTTAGAAAAATTGCGGCAAATTGGGGTGAAAGTGGGGCTAGATGATTTTGGTACCGGTTTTAGTTCGTTAAACGCTTTTTTTCAATATCCAATTGATTTTGTCAAAATAGACAGCCGTTTTACCAATCGTATGCTGATGTCCAAAAAAGACTTGTCATTAATTCGGGTAATTAGAGATATTAGCCACGATATGGGTTTTAAGGTGATTGTAGAAGGTATTGAGACCCAGCAGCAGCACGCTAAGTTAGTGGAGTTAGGCTGCGAGTTTGGCCAAGGCAGTTATATCGCAGAACCAATGGATTACAGGCACGTTAATCGCTTATTAGATCTCTAA
- the rep gene encoding DNA helicase Rep, giving the protein MKLNPRQDEAVKYISGPCLVLAGAGSGKTRVITTKIAHLVQNCSYKACNIAALTFTNKAAREMKERIAKTLGKKEAKGLMVSTFHTLGLNIIRKEYKHLGIKQAFTLFDDQDQTALLKELTQDTLEEDKELIDQLRSAISSWKNELVLPPQAIARAQMPQDKLFAQCYDDYIRHMKAYNALDFDDLIMMPTLLLRLNEEVRERWQNKIRYLLVDEYQDTNTSQYELVKLIVGQSAKFTVVGDDDQSIYSWRGARPENLTLLQKDFPGLKVVKLEQNYRSTQRILKAANILIDNNPHEFNKRLFSELGYGEPIKVFTTKNEEHEAEKVVSELLAHKFMARSDYKDYAILYRGNHQSRLFEKTLMTNRIPYKISGGTSFFSRAEIKDMMAYLRLLVNPDDDNAFLRVVNVPRREIGPTTLEKLGNYANMRNISLFAASFEMGLEQTLTGRGLLAVRGFTRWLVALADQEQRCDSIDAVRDMVRDIHYEDWLYETSTSAKAAEMRMKNVSELYRWVTEMLKGDDLDEEMTLAQVVTRLTLRDMLERNEEDDDSDQVQLMTFHASKGLEFPYVFMVGMEEGILPHQSSIDDDPNVEEERRLAYVGITRAQKVLFMMLCKERRQFGEVVKPEPSRFLFELPQDDLEWDLRKKPDSAVEKQAKGKRGVANLRALFNK; this is encoded by the coding sequence ATGAAATTGAATCCCCGTCAGGATGAAGCTGTAAAATATATTTCTGGTCCGTGTTTGGTACTCGCTGGTGCTGGCAGTGGTAAAACCCGTGTTATTACCACCAAAATTGCCCACCTGGTACAAAACTGCAGTTACAAGGCCTGTAATATTGCGGCGCTAACCTTTACCAATAAAGCAGCGCGCGAAATGAAAGAACGTATTGCTAAGACATTAGGTAAGAAAGAAGCAAAAGGCTTAATGGTATCGACGTTTCATACCTTAGGTTTAAATATTATTCGTAAAGAATATAAACACTTAGGAATTAAACAAGCATTTACGCTGTTTGATGATCAAGACCAGACCGCATTATTAAAAGAACTCACCCAAGATACGCTAGAAGAAGATAAAGAGCTTATCGACCAATTGCGTAGCGCCATTTCTAGTTGGAAAAATGAGTTGGTATTGCCGCCACAAGCGATTGCGCGTGCGCAGATGCCACAAGACAAATTATTTGCCCAGTGTTATGACGACTATATCCGCCACATGAAAGCGTATAATGCCTTGGACTTTGATGATCTCATCATGATGCCAACACTGTTGTTACGCTTAAATGAAGAAGTACGCGAACGCTGGCAAAACAAGATCCGCTATTTATTAGTGGATGAATACCAAGATACCAATACCAGCCAATATGAATTGGTGAAGTTAATTGTCGGTCAAAGTGCAAAGTTTACTGTGGTCGGTGATGATGATCAGTCAATTTATTCATGGCGTGGTGCCCGACCTGAAAATCTGACATTATTGCAAAAAGATTTTCCGGGTTTGAAAGTGGTGAAGCTTGAGCAAAACTACCGTTCGACCCAACGAATCTTGAAAGCGGCAAATATCTTAATTGATAATAATCCCCATGAATTTAATAAACGCTTATTCAGCGAGCTTGGTTATGGCGAGCCGATTAAAGTGTTCACCACTAAAAATGAAGAGCATGAAGCTGAAAAAGTAGTATCAGAACTACTAGCACACAAGTTTATGGCGCGCAGTGACTATAAAGATTATGCGATCTTATACCGTGGTAATCATCAGTCGCGGTTATTTGAAAAAACGCTAATGACTAACCGTATTCCGTATAAGATCAGTGGTGGAACATCATTCTTCTCGCGTGCCGAAATAAAAGATATGATGGCTTACCTGCGATTACTCGTGAACCCGGATGATGATAATGCGTTTTTACGTGTGGTAAACGTACCGCGCCGTGAAATTGGCCCGACAACATTAGAAAAATTAGGTAATTACGCCAACATGCGTAATATTAGCTTGTTTGCTGCTAGTTTTGAAATGGGCTTAGAGCAAACCCTGACGGGACGTGGTTTACTTGCGGTGCGTGGTTTTACCCGTTGGTTAGTGGCATTAGCCGATCAGGAACAGCGTTGCGATAGCATTGATGCGGTACGTGATATGGTGCGTGATATTCATTACGAAGATTGGTTATACGAAACCAGTACCAGTGCTAAAGCCGCAGAAATGCGCATGAAGAATGTTTCAGAGCTGTATCGCTGGGTGACTGAAATGCTCAAGGGCGATGATCTCGATGAAGAGATGACGTTAGCGCAGGTTGTTACCCGCTTAACCTTACGGGATATGCTTGAACGTAACGAAGAAGACGACGATTCTGATCAAGTGCAGTTAATGACTTTCCATGCTTCTAAAGGGCTGGAATTTCCGTACGTATTCATGGTAGGTATGGAAGAGGGCATATTACCGCATCAAAGCTCGATTGATGATGATCCGAATGTCGAAGAGGAACGCCGTTTGGCCTACGTGGGTATCACTCGTGCGCAAAAAGTCTTATTCATGATGCTCTGTAAAGAACGTCGTCAGTTTGGTGAAGTGGTGAAGCCGGAACCAAGCCGTTTCTTGTTCGAGTTACCGCAAGATGATCTCGAATGGGACTTACGTAAAAAACCGGATTCGGCAGTAGAAAAACAAGCAAAAGGTAAACGAGGCGTGGCGAATCTAAGAGCGTTATTTAATAAATAG
- the rpmG gene encoding 50S ribosomal protein L33, with the protein MRDKIRLNSSAGTGHFYTTTKNKRNMPEKMEIKKFDPVVRKHVMYKEGKIK; encoded by the coding sequence ATGCGCGATAAAATTCGTTTGAATTCATCTGCTGGTACTGGTCACTTCTATACCACTACTAAGAATAAAAGAAACATGCCTGAGAAAATGGAGATCAAGAAGTTTGATCCTGTAGTTCGCAAGCACGTTATGTACAAAGAAGGCAAAATCAAGTAA
- the rpmB gene encoding 50S ribosomal protein L28 encodes MSKVCQVTGKKPAVGNNVSHAKNRTRRRFLPNLHTHRFWVESENRFVKLRLTCKGMRIIDKKGIDSVLAEMRARGEKV; translated from the coding sequence ATGTCAAAAGTATGCCAAGTTACTGGTAAAAAACCAGCTGTTGGTAACAACGTTTCTCACGCAAAAAACCGCACACGTCGCCGTTTTTTGCCAAACCTACATACACATCGTTTCTGGGTTGAGAGCGAAAACCGCTTTGTAAAGTTACGTCTTACTTGTAAAGGTATGCGTATTATTGATAAAAAGGGTATCGATTCAGTTCTTGCTGAAATGCGTGCCCGTGGTGAGAAGGTTTAA
- a CDS encoding cysteine desulfurase: MLNDIELTDLRQQFPVLSQQVNDHPLIYLDNAATSQKPLCVLEAINTYYRDINANVHRASHALSAQATSAYENARDICAQFINANSSKEIIWTRGTTEAINLIANCLTTSIQAGDEIIISTLEHHANIVPWQMLAQRTGAILKVIPLLPSTDIDIQAYKQLLSDKTKLVAVSHVSNAIGTVNPIEEIITLAKQTGAKVLIDGAQAIAHWQVDVQALGCDFYVFSGHKMYGPTGIGVLWGKEEALNQLPPWQGGGEMIKTVSFAQTTYNELPFKFEAGTPNIAGAISLARAMTFLTSYDRQVLAAHEAELLAYTTAQLENMPRIKIIGAPHHRAGGVSFIMDDAHNSDVGMLLDLQGIAVRTGHHCAQPLMQSLNLSGTIRVSLAIYNTKAEIDFFIKALNELQDLL, translated from the coding sequence ATGCTTAACGATATAGAATTAACCGACCTTAGACAACAATTCCCCGTATTATCGCAACAAGTCAATGATCACCCATTAATTTACTTAGATAATGCCGCGACAAGCCAAAAACCCTTGTGTGTTCTCGAAGCGATTAATACCTATTATCGTGACATAAACGCTAATGTCCACCGCGCGTCACATGCACTCAGCGCGCAGGCCACATCTGCCTATGAAAATGCCCGCGATATCTGCGCGCAATTTATTAATGCCAATAGCAGTAAAGAGATCATTTGGACGCGTGGCACCACCGAAGCGATTAACTTAATCGCCAATTGCTTAACCACCAGTATCCAAGCAGGCGATGAGATCATCATTTCCACCTTAGAGCATCACGCCAATATCGTGCCTTGGCAAATGCTCGCACAACGTACAGGCGCCATCCTCAAGGTTATTCCGCTGTTACCGTCAACCGACATAGATATACAGGCCTATAAGCAATTACTCAGCGATAAAACCAAGTTAGTGGCGGTTAGCCATGTCTCTAATGCCATCGGCACCGTGAATCCAATTGAAGAGATAATTACGTTAGCCAAGCAAACGGGTGCGAAGGTATTAATCGACGGCGCCCAAGCTATTGCGCATTGGCAGGTTGACGTGCAAGCCCTCGGTTGTGATTTTTATGTGTTCTCTGGGCATAAAATGTATGGTCCTACCGGTATCGGCGTACTCTGGGGTAAAGAAGAAGCGCTTAATCAACTGCCGCCTTGGCAAGGCGGTGGCGAAATGATTAAAACTGTAAGCTTTGCACAAACCACTTATAACGAGCTACCGTTTAAATTTGAAGCCGGTACCCCCAACATTGCTGGTGCGATCAGTCTGGCCCGCGCCATGACGTTTCTAACCAGTTACGACCGACAAGTGTTGGCTGCTCACGAAGCCGAATTACTGGCCTACACCACGGCGCAACTCGAAAATATGCCGCGCATTAAGATCATAGGCGCGCCGCACCATCGTGCTGGCGGTGTCAGCTTTATTATGGATGATGCGCATAATAGTGATGTGGGGATGCTGTTGGACTTACAAGGCATTGCGGTTCGCACGGGTCATCACTGTGCACAACCTCTGATGCAGAGCCTTAATTTATCCGGCACCATCCGGGTGTCGTTGGCTATTTATAATACCAAAGCAGAAATAGACTTCTTTATTAAAGCATTGAATGAACTACAAGATTTACTCTAA
- the csdE gene encoding cysteine desulfurase sulfur acceptor subunit CsdE, protein MTDFSSSPFGNEITSTDVITLLTAQAGWQNKYRQLILLGKKIPALTDDYKVAENQIKGCESQAWIVFSCDNDGRLWFGLDSDARIVKGLMATLLAAVNGKTRVEIAAFDIDCYFTQLGFMQQLSPSRGNGLKAVIAAIQAA, encoded by the coding sequence ATGACCGATTTCTCGTCGAGCCCATTTGGCAACGAAATTACCAGTACCGATGTAATAACGTTATTAACCGCACAAGCTGGCTGGCAAAATAAATACCGCCAATTAATTTTGCTCGGTAAAAAGATCCCAGCGTTAACGGATGACTATAAAGTAGCAGAAAATCAAATTAAAGGCTGTGAAAGTCAGGCGTGGATAGTATTTAGTTGCGATAATGACGGACGTTTATGGTTTGGGCTAGATTCAGATGCGCGTATTGTAAAAGGGTTAATGGCGACGCTATTAGCAGCAGTGAATGGCAAAACGCGCGTTGAAATCGCAGCATTTGATATTGATTGCTATTTCACTCAGCTTGGTTTTATGCAACAGCTAAGCCCTTCTCGTGGCAATGGCTTAAAAGCCGTGATAGCGGCAATACAAGCGGCTTAA
- a CDS encoding acetyl-CoA C-acetyltransferase has protein sequence MSKVFIVAAKRTALGSFGGSLAGVDAATLGATAIKGALAAAKVNPEHVDEVIVGNVISAGQGMGPGRQAAMQAGIPASVPAYTLNMICGSGMKTIMDGAAHIKAGDADIVVAAGMESMSNIPYLMPAKTRFGSKMGNMTMVDAMINDGLTDVFNNYHMGMTAENIVEQFGLTREQQDTFAVGSQHKAVAAIAAGRFVDEIVPVEVKVRRQTQSFATDEYPKDNASVADLAKLRPAFKADGSVTAANASGINDGAAAIILASAAAVEKYGLEPMAELIAYGQGGVDPQVMGLGPVPAIEQALKRADMSLEQMELLELNEAFAAQALGVMTNLTQAHNVDMDWFADKTNVNGGAIALGHPLGASGGRITVTLLHEMQKRGVDYGLASLCIGGGMGTALIVKNLQK, from the coding sequence ATGAGTAAAGTATTTATCGTTGCAGCAAAACGTACAGCGCTGGGTAGTTTCGGCGGTAGCTTAGCGGGTGTTGACGCCGCTACGTTAGGTGCTACGGCGATCAAAGGCGCATTGGCAGCCGCCAAGGTTAATCCAGAGCACGTTGATGAAGTGATTGTTGGTAATGTGATTAGTGCAGGACAAGGCATGGGGCCAGGTCGTCAAGCGGCGATGCAAGCGGGTATTCCTGCGAGTGTACCTGCTTATACGTTAAATATGATCTGTGGCAGTGGCATGAAAACGATTATGGACGGTGCGGCGCATATTAAAGCCGGAGATGCCGATATCGTAGTGGCTGCAGGCATGGAAAGTATGTCTAATATTCCTTATTTGATGCCCGCTAAAACGCGCTTTGGTTCAAAAATGGGTAACATGACCATGGTTGATGCCATGATTAATGATGGTTTGACCGACGTATTTAATAATTACCACATGGGCATGACGGCAGAAAATATCGTTGAGCAGTTTGGTTTAACCCGTGAGCAACAAGATACCTTTGCCGTTGGTAGCCAACACAAAGCGGTTGCTGCCATTGCGGCAGGCCGTTTTGTTGACGAGATAGTACCGGTTGAAGTCAAAGTACGTCGCCAAACACAAAGTTTCGCCACGGATGAATATCCAAAAGATAATGCCAGTGTTGCAGATTTAGCGAAGCTGCGTCCGGCATTTAAAGCGGACGGTTCAGTAACCGCGGCAAATGCATCGGGTATCAATGATGGTGCTGCGGCGATCATCTTAGCGTCAGCAGCAGCCGTGGAAAAATATGGTTTAGAACCGATGGCCGAATTAATTGCTTATGGTCAAGGTGGTGTCGATCCGCAGGTGATGGGACTAGGTCCTGTTCCTGCGATTGAACAAGCGCTTAAACGTGCTGACATGTCATTAGAGCAGATGGAGTTGTTAGAGCTCAATGAAGCCTTTGCTGCGCAAGCGTTAGGGGTAATGACGAATCTGACTCAAGCACACAATGTGGATATGGATTGGTTTGCCGATAAGACTAATGTCAACGGTGGCGCTATCGCATTAGGTCATCCGTTGGGTGCATCTGGTGGTCGTATTACGGTAACATTATTACACGAAATGCAAAAACGTGGTGTCGACTATGGCTTAGCATCACTGTGTATAGGTGGTGGTATGGGCACGGCTTTGATCGTTAAAAACTTGCAGAAGTAA
- the tcdA gene encoding tRNA cyclic N6-threonylcarbamoyladenosine(37) synthase TcdA, which produces MSAEYDNRFGGIARLYGVKALQFFSQAHVCVIGIGGVGSWAAETLARSGIGKITLIDMDDICVTNTNRQIHALKDTIGQQKIDVMAARIRAINPECVVTPIDDFITVDDVGMHISKDFDYVIDAIDSVRSKTALLAYCNRQKIKCITIGAAGGQIDPTQIQVLDLSRTHQDPLAAKVRSDLRRLHNFSKNPTSRFGIECVFSTEQLIYPGTDGEVCSTKHFLDGATGMDCSSGFGSSTAVTASFGLIAASRVLKKLAEREARYRSE; this is translated from the coding sequence ATGTCAGCTGAATATGACAATCGTTTTGGTGGTATTGCACGTTTATATGGCGTTAAAGCACTGCAATTTTTTAGTCAAGCACATGTGTGTGTGATTGGTATTGGTGGTGTGGGTTCTTGGGCCGCTGAAACATTAGCACGTTCAGGCATCGGCAAGATCACCCTGATCGACATGGATGATATTTGTGTGACTAATACCAACCGTCAAATTCATGCCTTAAAAGACACCATAGGTCAGCAAAAAATTGATGTAATGGCGGCGCGTATTCGTGCCATTAATCCAGAATGTGTCGTGACCCCAATCGATGACTTTATCACGGTTGATGATGTTGGCATGCACATAAGTAAAGATTTCGATTATGTGATTGATGCGATTGATAGCGTACGTTCAAAAACGGCACTGTTAGCGTACTGTAATCGACAAAAAATCAAATGCATTACGATTGGCGCTGCGGGTGGTCAAATCGATCCAACCCAAATCCAAGTACTGGATTTATCTCGAACACATCAAGATCCTTTAGCAGCGAAAGTACGCTCTGATCTGCGCCGTTTGCATAATTTCAGTAAGAACCCAACCAGTCGATTTGGTATTGAATGTGTATTTTCAACCGAGCAATTAATTTACCCAGGTACGGATGGCGAAGTATGTTCGACCAAGCACTTTCTTGACGGCGCCACGGGCATGGATTGTTCAAGTGGCTTCGGTTCTTCAACCGCAGTGACGGCTAGCTTTGGTTTAATTGCAGCTTCGCGGGTATTGAAAAAATTAGCCGAAAGAGAAGCGCGTTATCGATCTGAATAA
- a CDS encoding glutathione S-transferase N-terminal domain-containing protein → MFNLLTSTLASQTRLWAGTKAAKTTINEQDPLIMYDNEADPLCRLVREAISELNLDVLIIPCPKGGERHIQQLQDMYSTDKIPFLIDKNTQTILNSASEIIDYLYKHYANSSAPIRLRANIFNYATSTSASLIRWNAGKTKKPALEPTDPLVLYSFESSPYSRPVRETLCELELPYLLINLGKQQFGELGPAIHRLSLGEYTPLPETKRSAFFAEHGTVQVPFLKDPNTDVDMFESKAIVKYLITTYAL, encoded by the coding sequence ATGTTTAATCTACTGACTTCGACTCTGGCTTCACAAACACGCTTATGGGCTGGCACCAAAGCAGCAAAAACCACGATTAATGAGCAAGATCCGTTAATCATGTATGACAACGAAGCCGACCCACTGTGTCGCTTAGTACGTGAAGCGATTTCAGAGTTGAATCTGGATGTACTTATTATTCCTTGCCCCAAAGGCGGCGAGCGCCACATCCAACAGCTGCAAGACATGTATAGCACAGATAAAATTCCGTTCCTAATCGATAAAAATACCCAGACCATCTTAAATTCAGCGTCAGAGATCATCGACTATTTATACAAACATTACGCCAATAGCAGTGCGCCGATCCGGTTACGCGCTAATATTTTTAATTATGCCACTTCCACCAGTGCCTCACTGATCCGTTGGAACGCTGGTAAAACCAAAAAACCAGCACTAGAGCCAACCGACCCACTGGTATTATACAGTTTTGAAAGTAGCCCTTATTCACGTCCAGTGCGTGAGACGTTATGTGAATTAGAACTGCCATATTTACTGATCAATTTAGGTAAGCAACAATTTGGTGAACTTGGCCCGGCTATCCATCGCCTAAGTCTAGGTGAATACACGCCGTTACCAGAAACTAAACGCAGTGCATTTTTTGCTGAACATGGCACAGTACAAGTGCCGTTCTTGAAAGATCCGAACACCGATGTGGATATGTTTGAATCAAAAGCGATAGTGAAGTATTTAATTACGACGTATGCGCTTTAG